Within the Procambarus clarkii isolate CNS0578487 chromosome 28, FALCON_Pclarkii_2.0, whole genome shotgun sequence genome, the region TGGTTATTCTATCTCCATTCGTTCTCCCAACCATCCCTACGCTTACCCAAGGCCTTTGAAATGCATCTGGACAGTCTCCTCACCAGCAAACACGGTTATGAGGCTAATCTGTCCCACTTTCCATGTAAAACCAAGTAGTAAGTGCCAAGACGATACATTCTGGGTCTTTCCCAGTGCCAATATTTACGATGTAGACGGCAAGTACTACTGTGGCACCGGTACTTTAAATGTCCTCATAAATAATAACAGCTTCGGTGCAATATTCGAAGCCAGTCCCATATTCTATTTTGATTATTATACAGGCTTCAACTGCAAACTTACGGTGGAAAACAAGATCATTACATCCACTACTATTTCGCCTAAAACCGTAACTTCCAGTATTACTGAACAATGTGGAGTGAAGGGAGCCTCAAGAGTTGTGGGAGGTCAAGATGCAGCTGTGAATGAGTGGCCGTGGCAGGCAGGTGTCCGCCGCATGTCTGACGGAATGTTATTCTGTGGTGCAGCGTTAATATCTTCCCAGTGGTTAGTGACGGCGGCTCATTGTGTCGTACCTTTCACTGTACAGGATATCTTTGTAAGTTTGGGGGATCACGAACTGAAGCTGGGAGAAAATACACCCTTCACAAGGCACATAACTGTCGCTGAAAAGATCGTACATGAGAAATTCAATCCTCATACCGCCAATAACGACATCGCTCTAATTCGTTTAAGTGGGTCCGTCAAGTACAATGCAGGCATCAGGTCGATCTGTCTTCCATGTCAATATGTCAAGTATAACCTGAGCGGGGAAAACGGCACGGTGACTGGCTGGGGAACTGTCAGCGAAGGTGGGAAGCAGAGTGATGTCTTGCAGGAGGTGGAGTTGCCCATCCTTACAACTGATGAATGTAAGGCGCACTTGAATGAGAGCGTGACGGCCAACATGATATGCACCTATCTGCCAGGTTACGATGCATGCAAAGGCGATTCTGGAGGCCCACTGAGCTGGCTGAAGAAGGAGAATTACTATTTAGTGGGAGTGATATCCTTTGGTATTGGCTGTGCCAAGCAGTCTCTCCCAGGTGTCTACACCAAAGTTGCCAACTATTTGCAGTGGATAGAGAAGAAGTCCTCCGTCAAGTTTTGTTCTTAAACACTCAAATGTGAATAATTTATAATATGAAATAAGTGAAACTTTGACAAATAACGTTACGTACAAATAACGTTAAGTATGACGTCATTCCTATTCCTGTGAATAGAAAATATCCTCTAGTAATTAATCTGCATGGTAGGAATAACCAACGTATCTTAGAGATTAAGATGATTTTACAGTTACACGTTACAATTGTATCATGAGACAATTGTTTTGGGTTCTGTGATGATAAGTAGTTATCAGGAGATGAAGGGCAGGTAATGAGACTAGACTATGAATTCAAATCCAGGCTGACATTGACCAGTGATGGGCTTCAACATTAGTACCACTTGGAGATGGGCTCCAGCAACTGAACACTTAATGTTGAATTCAAGCAAGTGAGCACCTGGTGATGGGTTCCAACAAGTGAATACTTAGTGATGGGCTCTGGTAAATGTAGACCTTGGAATGGGTTCTACTAACAGCACTGCCTCTCCTCTCTGGCTCTTCGAACTATTCATCACATAAAACAAATTGTTATCCTCATTTAGTCAAAGATCTACAAACCATACAATTATTAAATCTGGATGCTTGAAGTGCATACATTAAAAGTTTTGAACAAGATACTGAAAGTTAAAGCGTTTCAATacctattatttatttatttatattcaagaaggtacattggggattaatagagaacatagaaattgagttgattttacattcttgtaaagtcactagcacgcatagcgtttcgggcaaatccttaaactaacagataattttagacaattcacagcaaaattgacaaaaaaatgtttacaggtactttacagcgttactgtacaggtacagataattttaagtagaataattacagcaaatcgtcaaaaatgtttacaggAACATTGCAAGaacttttgacacaaaagcagattagaataataacaatacacaacaatgaaaggattactaggtacattatgACAACAttccagggttatacattggttcaatGAAGTaaaatatgaggatcatttcaaggaataatgcagcagGATATGTAGTCAATACAAtatgttctctgttaatcccCAATGTACCCAATATTAACAAATTATTTTAGAAAGTACAATATTTAGTGTGTCATATTCTAAGGCAAAATTTATTTCCTGTCCCATAATATATGAATGAGATCCACTCTATATAGaaataagttctagatattaatgtttttcttgcccgaaacgcattgcgtaatagtggctttaggcattgtatgtactagctctatctatatatcaatccattaatgtaacatcacttgtatgtatataccttacctgaataaacatacttATACTTATACTAAATAAAAAGAATTATAAATATTATCTTTTATTCCGGTAGTTCACATTTTCTCTATTCTTACACTCCAGGTAGTTGAATTTCTGAACCTCTCCAGATTTCTAAACCTTAACCCTATCAGACCGGGATCTGGATTCATCAAGCTGTTACGTAATTACTTTGGAACCACCCATTGGCGTCTTTGTTTACATTTTTTTATGTTTACTAATAAAATAACATATGTACGAAGATaattaaaatcaatcaaaatactcCTCAAAGACACAGAACAACCAGAACACTTACTAACAATAATCACATTCATATTAGCATGAAATTTTTTTCAtgctaatttttttttgtttgaaattcaggaagggaggaaagatgaGAACTCAGAAATCCCTTGAAATTCATACTGTAAGAAAAACAATTCGAGGCCACACCCAGCACTTTTCCAAACCGCCCAATTACACCTGAGATCGTCTTTTCTGTCATTTTAAACGGAAAGTCTCGAACCGAGGCGAAACTGAAATGCTGGCTGAACTCCGACACTTGTATTGTCTCTTCACCCCGTGGCGGGGAAAGCACCGGCTCCTCAAACTCTCGTAAGCAGTCAGTAAACATCTTGAGGTTGCCAAGCTTCACCAAGACTATTCCACTTGACATCTGCACTCCTGCAACATCCTCGATCTTCGCCTGAAGCACATCTCAGATAACCACAAAGACCACGGTGTAATcaggcttgctggtgggctgcacAACCcgtcccgtcctcgactcaagtccattacatccagctagcggtcaaccccacagatgcattcataaattttaacatgctgttcattcaaaacagaaattttctcaaacataaattaatattataatatattagcatattgtgtgtatatataggcataggtaaggtgtttaggttctgttggccaattgtacgtgggtgaagcatttacagcgttgtggttcgaacaaaattcgtcagtgaagcacttgttccggagctgttcaaacgtcaacagttgtgagtcgtgtgtaaacagtttttcattcataaacagggggtttggcgggtgcatggaatgatttttgagtctttgtttggaggaaggCCTTTTtatacacacgactcgcaactgatttcgttcgaacacttcccgaacaagtgcttcactgacgaattttgtttgaaccactaagctgtaaatgcttcacccacgtactacaaataatcgccaaccgaacctaaacacctaacctaacctatacctatatatgcacaacaggctaatatattatattaatttatatttgagaaaattcccgttttgaatgaagagcatgtaaaaatttatgaatgcgtctgtagggtcgaccgctggatggaatggactagagtcgaggacgggttgaagatACCCCATCCAGTCGCCGGGGACCCAGCCTTACGACCGGTaacttgtttacaattattaaaaaaaaatgatgaactccgaagcactagaaaggatgtttataacaatactaACATTTTACTGGGAAATTTTCTGTGTTAATATTCTCGCAACCATTACAAAAAATGCATCAAAGACTTCGACATATCAATATTCTTAAGACGCAAAAATATTTCTTGCAAATATAAATTGACTAATAGACATTGGGAGCCAAGCAGAgtaaaaaataatacaaacactATACAAAATTTTGAATTTGTATTTTGAATTTGTAatgaaaaaataatacaaaagtACACGTCAGTTAAATTTGCCACAGCACTGACTGAACTAATAAGTAATATTAATTATGATATTAATAAGAAACTATTTATAATATTAAGTAGTtcagtccaggactaaagtatatttACTGGTTGACCAGTTAGCCTTTACGGCAGCTTTGATAACTTgataaacgctatgcgtgctagtggctttacaagaatgtaaaatcaacttcatttctatgttctctcttgACCCCCAATGcacctttttgtatataaataaataaactctcCCGTGGGCCACAACACCAGACCTAACCCAGGTGTGACGAACATATCAAATATATTtgaagaaacagttgattgattgacaattgacaggcgggcccaaagagccagagctcaactcccctcaagcacaactaggtgagtaaagatACAGGAAAGAATACATGTCTAATTATACAAGAGTACATGGATAGAAAGACATTGGTATAGGGATACATAAGATTCTTATGTATCTTTTGTATGATTTCTTACATTTCTTATGTAtgattcccctcccccctctcaacaTTCTGCCggatgttgaggggggggggatccggcaaagcccccccccccctaacagcCAGGACCAGCTGCTAggacgcacccccccccccccccaaaaaaaaaaaacaacaacggCAAAACAGAATTTCTGGGTCGAGCGAAATTTTAATTTAGGAGTGGGGAAACcattttaattaaaatatatttttataagcAAAATGCACTCTCGTATATATCAAGAAATGGAATACactttcatacatacatatacacacagcaTATATACatgctgtgtgtatatatgctgtGCGTCATATCTCTATTtatgtaatttaatattatttatttatttacatgaaggtacaatgggtttgtgagattacataatactggtatttttacattctcgtAAAGCCGCATAGGGCAGGTTCTTAAACTAAGTAGATCAGATAAGATGAAAAGTACATTGTACCAAAATTGTATTTCAATATATAACTTCAAGATAAATTGACACTGGTGAAGATTGAAGTACTCAGGATATACTCAGTATATTCTGAGTACTAATTTTGGGGAGTGGGTACCACAAgatagtgtgagtttgaagcacaaggtaggaaactaccttgaggtgcttccggggcttagcgtccccgcggcccggacgTCGTCCAGGCCTCCTGGGCTATGAGgatgaaactatgaggatgaaattaggtacttttgtaTTTTACTTTTAGAATGAGGCATAGATTGAACCTATTttgaattcattagggagtgagttctatGGACTGgatccttttatttgcatggagtgtttatacagatttagtttgactctgaggGTGTCAGAGTCAATCCAGTCAAGTCAGATATTTCGGGTGTGATGCTCATAtgttctattacacctatcaaggaaacgtttcagatcaagattagtatTTAggaacaagttttttttttacatgtaaaTAACACAAGAGAAtgagtggagtgagtgtatgt harbors:
- the LOC123754978 gene encoding trypsin-1, with product MTALIRISVFVATAIATVAFGPTLARSVYCGGHADLQVGYSISIRSPNHPYAYPRPLKCIWTVSSPANTVMRLICPTFHVKPSSKCQDDTFWVFPSANIYDVDGKYYCGTGTLNVLINNNSFGAIFEASPIFYFDYYTGFNCKLTVENKIITSTTISPKTVTSSITEQCGVKGASRVVGGQDAAVNEWPWQAGVRRMSDGMLFCGAALISSQWLVTAAHCVVPFTVQDIFVSLGDHELKLGENTPFTRHITVAEKIVHEKFNPHTANNDIALIRLSGSVKYNAGIRSICLPCQYVKYNLSGENGTVTGWGTVSEGGKQSDVLQEVELPILTTDECKAHLNESVTANMICTYLPGYDACKGDSGGPLSWLKKENYYLVGVISFGIGCAKQSLPGVYTKVANYLQWIEKKSSVKFCS